In Nonomuraea sp. NBC_00507, the following are encoded in one genomic region:
- a CDS encoding PH domain-containing protein — MTLPDHHLTQGERRVRSFNPHWKRLIGPFLALVLIVAASSAALWFIPEWEFALYARIAVVVIALVLLTIWSFVPYLQWKNTGYVLTTHRFTISTGVLNKSTDEIPIAKVNTVSSDQTFAERLLGCGTLTVESAGERGEIVLRDIPKIQDVRTDIFRLVEDASDGEVDGR; from the coding sequence ATGACCCTTCCCGACCATCATCTGACGCAGGGTGAGCGGCGCGTCCGATCCTTCAACCCGCACTGGAAGCGGCTCATCGGCCCGTTCCTCGCGCTCGTTCTCATCGTCGCGGCCTCAAGCGCGGCGCTGTGGTTCATACCTGAGTGGGAGTTCGCTCTCTACGCCAGGATCGCCGTCGTCGTCATCGCGCTCGTCCTGCTGACGATCTGGTCGTTCGTGCCCTACCTACAGTGGAAGAACACCGGCTACGTGCTCACCACGCACCGCTTCACGATCAGCACGGGCGTGCTCAACAAGTCCACCGACGAGATCCCGATCGCCAAGGTCAACACGGTCAGCTCCGACCAGACGTTCGCCGAGCGCCTGCTCGGCTGCGGCACGCTGACCGTCGAGTCCGCCGGCGAGCGGGGCGAGATCGTGCTCCGGGACATCCCGAAGATCCAGGACGTCCGCACTGACATCTTCAGGCTCGTCGAGGACGCCTCGGACGGCGAAGTCGACGGCCGTTGA
- a CDS encoding biotin--[acetyl-CoA-carboxylase] ligase, translated as MRYSDLERPPLSAAALNRALVRPGSLWTGVTVVESTGSTNSDLAKAAQEGAAEGAVLVAEEQLAGRGRLARTWSAPPRSGLTFSILLRPRVPVATQGWLSLLYGVAAASAVRRLAEVDVRLKWPNDLLIGERKLAGVLAERAGDAIVIGMGLNVSLKPEELPVETATSLAIEQAACVDRDPLLRAVLREVETHYREWTAAGGDAEASGLHSAYLAASATIGRLVRVELPGGQVLIGQATGVDTSGHLQVASEGERHTLSAGDVVHVRIAG; from the coding sequence ATGCGCTACTCCGACCTCGAGCGGCCGCCCCTTTCCGCGGCGGCGCTCAACCGCGCCCTGGTGCGCCCCGGCAGCCTGTGGACGGGCGTCACCGTCGTGGAGAGCACCGGCTCCACCAACTCCGACCTGGCCAAGGCCGCACAGGAGGGAGCCGCCGAGGGTGCGGTGCTGGTGGCGGAGGAGCAGCTCGCCGGTCGCGGCAGGCTGGCCCGCACCTGGTCGGCGCCGCCCCGCTCCGGGCTGACGTTCTCGATCTTGCTCCGACCGCGGGTCCCGGTGGCCACGCAGGGCTGGCTGTCCCTCCTGTACGGCGTCGCCGCCGCCTCGGCCGTGCGCCGGCTGGCCGAGGTGGACGTCCGCCTGAAGTGGCCCAACGACCTGCTGATCGGCGAACGCAAGCTGGCCGGGGTGCTGGCCGAGCGGGCCGGCGACGCCATCGTCATCGGCATGGGGCTCAACGTGTCGCTCAAGCCCGAGGAGCTGCCCGTCGAGACGGCCACGTCGCTGGCCATCGAGCAGGCGGCGTGCGTGGACCGGGATCCGCTGCTCAGAGCCGTACTCAGGGAGGTCGAGACCCACTACAGGGAGTGGACGGCGGCCGGCGGCGACGCCGAGGCCTCCGGGCTGCACTCGGCCTACCTGGCGGCCAGCGCCACGATCGGCCGCCTGGTGCGAGTGGAGCTGCCCGGCGGGCAGGTGCTGATCGGGCAGGCGACCGGCGTCGACACCTCCGGCCACCTGCAGGTGGCGAGCGAGGGCGAACGTCACACGCTGAGCGCGGGCGACGTCGTGCACGTACGGATCGCGGGATGA
- a CDS encoding FdhF/YdeP family oxidoreductase — MSSKRLDRRNWASWRPFGIGLRKPNNYLELWKAFRSVKGNRRYAWRILNEGTCDGCALGTQGMRDWTMDEIHLCNIRLRLLPLNTMPAMDVSVLREVSGLTGKKSAELRELGRLPYPMLRRAGEAGFTRISWDEALRVAAEGLRGARFGTYLTSRGMPNENYYAAQKAVRALGTNNVDNAARICHSPSTVALKQTIGAAATTCSYSDWIGSDLIVFIGSNPSNNQPVAMKYLYHAKKEGTRIAMVNAYREPGMDKYWVPSNAESAVFGTKITDEFFGVNVGGDIGFLNGVLKHLIENDWVDKAFVDQRTSGFEDVRRAVAGQSWEELEALSGASRDDMLRLARMLGEARSAVLVWSMGITQHAYGEDNVRAIVNLALARGFVGRDKCGLMPIRGHSGVQGGAEMGAYATGLPGGLPITPENAAKFTDMWGFEVPDTPGLTATDMIDAAHRGDLDALVSSGGNFLEVLPDPAYCREALSRLRLRVHIDIVLSSQMLVPGEGDVLLLPAQTRYEMVGGVTETSTERRIIFSPEVEGPRIGEAWPEWKIFTELAAQTRPEISAKIHFTGTPQIRAEIEKAVPFYEGIAGLSKFGDNVQYGGRHLFADGRFQTPDGLGRFSAVEPPALERPDGTFMVATRRGKQFNSMVHERRDAFNNAVREAVLMSAYDADRLGLPDGARVELRSGGRTYQGRVLRAPLMPGNLQIHWPEGNVLLDESRRSPQARIPDYNALVTVRPQ; from the coding sequence ATGAGCAGCAAGCGTCTGGATCGGCGTAACTGGGCGTCCTGGCGGCCGTTCGGCATCGGGTTGCGCAAGCCGAACAATTACCTGGAGCTGTGGAAGGCGTTCAGGTCCGTCAAGGGCAACAGGCGCTACGCGTGGCGGATACTCAACGAGGGCACCTGTGACGGGTGCGCGCTGGGCACGCAGGGCATGCGTGACTGGACGATGGACGAGATCCATCTGTGCAACATCAGGTTGCGGCTGCTGCCGCTCAACACGATGCCGGCCATGGACGTCTCCGTGCTGCGCGAGGTCTCCGGGCTCACCGGCAAGAAGAGCGCCGAGCTGCGGGAGCTCGGCCGGCTGCCCTATCCGATGCTGCGGCGAGCCGGGGAGGCCGGATTCACCCGCATCTCGTGGGACGAGGCGTTGCGGGTGGCGGCGGAAGGGCTGCGGGGAGCACGGTTCGGGACATACCTGACAAGTCGCGGCATGCCCAACGAAAACTACTACGCGGCACAGAAGGCGGTGCGTGCGCTCGGCACCAACAACGTGGACAACGCCGCCCGCATCTGCCACTCACCGTCCACCGTCGCACTCAAGCAGACCATCGGCGCGGCCGCCACGACCTGCTCCTACAGTGACTGGATCGGCTCGGACCTCATCGTCTTCATCGGCTCGAACCCGTCGAACAACCAGCCGGTGGCGATGAAATACCTCTACCACGCCAAGAAGGAGGGCACCCGCATCGCGATGGTCAACGCCTACCGCGAGCCCGGCATGGACAAATACTGGGTGCCCTCGAACGCCGAGTCCGCGGTGTTCGGCACGAAGATCACCGATGAGTTCTTCGGCGTGAACGTGGGCGGCGACATCGGCTTCCTCAACGGCGTGCTCAAGCACCTCATCGAGAACGACTGGGTGGACAAGGCGTTCGTGGACCAGCGGACGAGCGGCTTCGAGGACGTGCGGCGGGCCGTCGCCGGCCAGTCGTGGGAGGAGCTGGAGGCGCTGTCCGGCGCCTCGCGCGACGACATGCTCCGCCTGGCCAGGATGCTGGGCGAGGCCCGGTCGGCGGTGCTCGTGTGGTCCATGGGGATCACCCAGCACGCCTACGGCGAGGACAACGTGCGGGCGATCGTCAATCTGGCGCTCGCCCGGGGCTTCGTCGGGCGGGACAAGTGCGGGCTGATGCCGATCCGCGGGCACAGCGGTGTGCAGGGCGGGGCCGAGATGGGCGCGTACGCGACCGGGCTGCCGGGCGGGCTGCCGATCACACCAGAAAATGCCGCGAAATTTACGGACATGTGGGGATTCGAAGTGCCGGACACGCCCGGCCTGACCGCCACCGACATGATCGACGCCGCCCACCGCGGGGACCTGGACGCGCTCGTCTCCTCGGGCGGCAACTTCCTGGAGGTGCTCCCCGACCCGGCCTACTGCCGCGAGGCCCTGTCGCGGCTGCGGCTGCGGGTGCACATCGACATCGTGTTGTCGTCGCAGATGCTCGTGCCGGGCGAGGGCGACGTGCTGCTGCTGCCCGCCCAGACCCGCTACGAGATGGTCGGCGGCGTGACCGAGACCTCCACCGAGCGGCGGATCATCTTCTCGCCGGAGGTGGAGGGGCCGCGGATCGGCGAGGCGTGGCCGGAGTGGAAGATCTTCACGGAGCTGGCCGCCCAAACGCGCCCTGAAATTTCGGCAAAAATCCACTTCACCGGCACACCGCAGATCCGCGCCGAGATCGAGAAGGCCGTCCCCTTCTACGAGGGCATCGCCGGCCTGTCGAAGTTCGGAGACAACGTCCAGTACGGCGGCCGCCACCTGTTCGCCGACGGCCGTTTCCAGACCCCGGACGGGCTCGGCAGGTTCTCCGCCGTCGAGCCGCCCGCGCTGGAACGCCCCGATGGGACCTTCATGGTGGCCACGAGGCGCGGCAAGCAGTTCAACAGCATGGTCCACGAGCGACGCGACGCCTTCAACAACGCGGTGCGCGAGGCCGTGCTGATGAGCGCGTACGACGCCGACCGCCTGGGCCTGCCCGACGGCGCCAGAGTCGAGCTACGCTCGGGCGGGCGAACATACCAGGGCAGGGTCCTACGGGCCCCGCTCATGCCCGGCAACCTGCAGATTCACTGGCCGGAGGGCAATGTGCTGCTGGATGAGTCCCGCCGCTCGCCCCAGGCGCGCATCCCCGACTACAACGCCCTCGTCACCGTGCGGCCGCAATGA
- the fdhD gene encoding formate dehydrogenase accessory sulfurtransferase FdhD has product MKRRPGPTTRARIRELNGSVARDRRDDLATEEPLEIRLTAPDGERKTVAITMRTPGHDFELAAGFLHGEGLVRPGDVAAIVYCTDEDLPPEARYNTVTVRLRGPIPDLPALDRHFLTSSACGVCGSASLDALRDRCVPLPEGSLRLTPDILYGLPDTLRSAQGVFGKTGGLHAAGLFSATGTLVAVREDVGRHNAVDKLVGWAAMAERLPLAEHVLMVSGRASYEIMQKALAAGIPAVCAVSAPSSLAVELAREFGMTLVGFLRGERCNVYADQERIRP; this is encoded by the coding sequence ATGAAGAGGCGACCCGGCCCCACCACCCGCGCCAGGATCCGGGAGCTCAACGGCTCCGTCGCCAGGGACCGCCGCGACGACCTGGCCACGGAGGAGCCGCTGGAGATCCGGCTCACCGCGCCGGACGGCGAGCGCAAGACCGTCGCCATCACCATGCGCACGCCGGGCCACGACTTCGAGCTGGCCGCCGGGTTCCTGCACGGCGAAGGGCTCGTGCGGCCCGGCGACGTCGCGGCCATCGTCTACTGCACCGACGAGGACCTCCCGCCGGAGGCCCGCTACAACACGGTCACCGTACGCCTGCGCGGCCCCATCCCCGACCTGCCCGCGCTGGACCGGCACTTCCTCACCTCCAGCGCGTGCGGCGTCTGCGGCTCGGCCAGCCTCGACGCGCTGCGCGACCGCTGTGTGCCCCTCCCGGAGGGCTCGCTGCGGCTCACGCCCGACATCCTGTACGGGCTGCCGGACACGCTCCGCAGCGCGCAGGGCGTGTTCGGCAAGACCGGCGGACTGCACGCCGCGGGGCTGTTCTCGGCCACCGGCACGCTGGTGGCGGTGCGTGAGGACGTGGGGCGGCACAACGCCGTGGACAAGCTGGTCGGCTGGGCCGCGATGGCGGAGCGGCTGCCGCTGGCCGAGCATGTGCTCATGGTCAGCGGCCGGGCCAGCTACGAGATCATGCAGAAGGCCCTCGCCGCCGGGATCCCGGCGGTGTGCGCGGTGTCGGCGCCCTCATCGCTCGCCGTGGAGCTGGCCAGGGAGTTCGGCATGACGCTGGTGGGCTTCCTGCGCGGGGAGCGCTGCAACGTGTACGCGGATCAGGAACGGATCAGGCCATAG
- a CDS encoding epoxide hydrolase family protein has product MNPFRVEIPQADLDDLQARLAMTRFTDEIPGADQGVTVERVKRLVGYWRDGFDWRAQEARLNAYPQFTTEIDGQNIHFIHVRSDNPDALALILTHGWPGSIVEYLDAIEPLSRHFHLVVPSLPGYGFSGPTKELGWNNPRIARAWAELMARLGYERYGAVGNDAGSMISPEVGRVDPGHVVGVHVTQLFSFPSGDPAEFAELSEEEKAGLAVLEWFWKEKGAFNVLHAQQPQTLAHAIADSPAGLLGWLAQLLDDDLDDDFVLANAAIYWFTGTAGSAIRLYWENARAEQPKEPTTVPTALAMGEGDFKSIRRFADRDHANIVSWKTLPAPAHGHYTAHTATEALTSDVIAFFTGLR; this is encoded by the coding sequence ATGAACCCCTTCCGTGTCGAGATTCCTCAGGCCGACCTCGACGACCTCCAGGCCCGCCTCGCCATGACCCGCTTCACCGACGAGATCCCCGGCGCCGACCAGGGCGTGACCGTCGAGCGGGTCAAGCGCCTGGTCGGCTACTGGCGCGACGGCTTCGACTGGCGGGCCCAGGAGGCGAGGCTCAACGCGTACCCGCAGTTCACCACGGAGATCGACGGGCAGAACATCCACTTCATCCACGTGCGCAGCGACAACCCCGACGCCCTGGCGCTGATCCTCACCCACGGCTGGCCCGGCTCGATCGTCGAATACCTCGACGCCATCGAGCCGCTCTCGCGCCACTTCCACCTGGTCGTCCCGTCGCTGCCCGGCTACGGCTTCTCCGGCCCCACCAAGGAGCTGGGCTGGAACAACCCGCGCATCGCCCGCGCGTGGGCCGAGCTGATGGCCCGGCTGGGCTATGAGCGCTACGGCGCGGTGGGCAACGACGCCGGCTCGATGATCTCGCCGGAGGTCGGCCGCGTCGACCCCGGCCACGTCGTGGGCGTGCACGTCACGCAGCTGTTCTCATTCCCCTCGGGCGACCCCGCCGAGTTCGCGGAGCTGAGCGAGGAGGAGAAGGCCGGGCTGGCCGTGCTGGAGTGGTTCTGGAAGGAGAAGGGCGCCTTCAACGTGCTGCACGCACAGCAGCCGCAGACCCTCGCCCACGCCATCGCCGACTCCCCCGCCGGCCTGCTCGGCTGGCTGGCCCAGCTCCTCGACGACGACCTTGACGACGACTTCGTGCTGGCCAACGCGGCGATCTACTGGTTCACCGGGACCGCCGGCTCCGCGATCCGCCTCTACTGGGAGAACGCGCGCGCCGAGCAGCCCAAGGAGCCCACGACCGTGCCGACGGCGCTGGCGATGGGCGAGGGCGACTTCAAGTCGATCCGCCGCTTCGCCGACCGGGACCACGCCAACATCGTCAGCTGGAAGACGCTGCCGGCCCCGGCCCACGGTCACTACACCGCGCACACCGCGACCGAGGCGCTCACCTCCGACGTCATCGCCTTCTTCACGGGCCTCCGCTAG
- a CDS encoding phosphoenolpyruvate carboxylase, with product MIDQGLEHRSAAVTEMPDELRHDVRMLGKLLGQVLAEQGGEDLLADVERLRKAVIAARRGEISADVITDMVAAWDIERAVQVARAFTCYFHLANLAEEHYRIRTLRERDAEGRVQRESMAQAVHELGHDRVAELLEGLELHPVLTAHPTEARRRAVVTAIQRISGQLTEYNTPGRGASERAESKRRLLEEIDLLWRTAQLRSTKLDPLDEVRTAMAAFDETLFRMVPQVYRALDAALDPGTGTRPPQARPFVRYGSWIGGDRDGNPNVTARVTRETIQIQSEHVLAALEAACLRIARTLTAAATLAPCSPELKTALAATVAAHPGVVSELATRSPREPHRQWLLFVAARIAATQRRDLDLAYRSPADLLADLRLAQESLAATAPRQAYGELQHLIWQVETFGFHLAELEVRQHSQVHAAALEELRAGGELSERTEEVLATIRVIGWIQERFGVTACSRYVVSFTRSADDVAAVYELARHALGDRAPVLDVVPLFESGQDLANSPRVLSGMLEIPQIQERLAATGRRLEIMLGYSDSAKELGPAAATLRLYEAQEELTAWAAKHDVKLRMFHGRGGALGRGGGPANRAVLAQAPGSVAGRFKVTEQGEVIFARYGHIAIARRHLEQVTNAVLMASSPTIGARTAAAAERFRGLAEQVAVASEQAYRALTEAPGFPEWFGLVSPLEEIGTLRLGSRPARRGLGAPRSLDDLRAIPWVFAWAQTRVNLPGWYGLGTGLASVGSLEELRAAYAEWPLFNAMLDNAEMSLAKTDRSIAKRYLALGGREDFTRQVLEEYDRTRDLVLRVTGHTRLLENRKVLSRAVQLRDPYVDALSHLQLRALRALRTGQPSEQERDRLSTLLLLSVNGVAAGLQNTG from the coding sequence ATGATTGACCAGGGGCTCGAACATCGCAGCGCCGCAGTGACGGAGATGCCGGACGAGCTGCGCCACGACGTGCGGATGCTCGGCAAGCTGCTCGGCCAGGTGCTCGCCGAGCAGGGGGGCGAGGACCTGCTGGCCGACGTCGAACGGCTGCGCAAGGCCGTCATCGCGGCACGCAGGGGCGAGATCTCGGCCGATGTGATCACCGACATGGTCGCGGCGTGGGACATCGAGCGGGCGGTCCAGGTCGCCCGCGCGTTCACGTGTTATTTCCACCTGGCCAACCTGGCCGAGGAGCATTATCGGATCCGCACGCTCCGCGAGCGGGACGCCGAGGGCAGGGTCCAGCGGGAGTCGATGGCGCAGGCCGTCCACGAGCTGGGCCACGACCGGGTCGCCGAGTTGCTGGAAGGCCTGGAGCTGCACCCGGTGCTGACCGCGCACCCGACCGAGGCGCGCAGGCGCGCGGTCGTCACCGCCATCCAGCGGATCAGCGGCCAGCTCACCGAATACAACACCCCAGGTCGCGGGGCCTCCGAACGGGCCGAGAGCAAGCGGCGCCTGCTGGAGGAGATCGACCTGCTGTGGCGCACGGCCCAGCTGCGCTCGACCAAGCTCGACCCGCTCGATGAAGTGCGCACCGCCATGGCCGCCTTCGACGAGACGTTGTTCCGCATGGTGCCGCAGGTCTACCGCGCGCTGGACGCGGCACTCGACCCGGGCACCGGCACCCGCCCGCCGCAGGCGAGGCCGTTCGTCAGATACGGCAGCTGGATCGGCGGCGACCGCGACGGCAACCCCAACGTCACGGCCAGGGTCACCCGCGAGACCATCCAGATCCAGTCCGAGCACGTGCTGGCCGCGCTGGAAGCCGCCTGCTTGCGCATCGCCCGCACGCTCACCGCCGCCGCCACGCTCGCCCCCTGCTCACCCGAGCTGAAGACGGCGCTGGCCGCGACTGTGGCCGCCCACCCCGGGGTCGTCTCCGAGCTGGCCACCCGGTCGCCGCGGGAGCCGCACCGGCAGTGGTTGCTGTTCGTGGCCGCGCGTATCGCCGCCACCCAGCGGCGCGACCTCGACCTGGCCTACCGCTCGCCCGCCGACCTGCTGGCCGACCTGCGGTTGGCGCAGGAGTCGCTGGCCGCCACCGCGCCGCGGCAGGCGTACGGGGAGTTGCAGCACCTCATCTGGCAGGTGGAGACGTTCGGCTTCCACCTGGCCGAGCTGGAGGTGCGCCAGCACTCCCAGGTGCACGCGGCGGCGCTGGAGGAGCTGCGGGCCGGCGGTGAGCTGTCGGAGCGCACCGAGGAGGTCCTGGCCACGATCCGCGTGATCGGCTGGATCCAGGAGCGGTTCGGCGTCACCGCCTGCTCCCGTTACGTGGTGTCCTTCACCCGTTCCGCCGACGACGTCGCGGCCGTCTACGAGCTGGCCCGGCACGCGCTCGGCGACCGCGCGCCCGTCCTGGACGTGGTGCCGCTGTTCGAGTCCGGCCAGGACCTGGCCAACTCGCCGCGCGTGCTGAGCGGCATGCTGGAGATCCCGCAGATCCAGGAGCGCCTGGCGGCCACCGGCCGGCGCCTGGAGATCATGCTCGGCTACTCCGACTCCGCCAAGGAACTCGGCCCGGCCGCCGCCACGCTGCGCCTGTACGAGGCGCAGGAGGAGCTGACCGCCTGGGCCGCGAAGCACGACGTGAAGCTGCGCATGTTCCACGGCCGCGGCGGCGCGCTCGGCCGCGGCGGCGGCCCGGCCAACCGCGCGGTGCTGGCGCAGGCCCCCGGCTCGGTCGCGGGTCGTTTCAAGGTCACCGAGCAGGGCGAGGTCATCTTCGCCCGCTACGGCCACATCGCGATCGCCCGCCGCCACCTGGAACAGGTCACCAACGCCGTCCTGATGGCCTCCTCGCCCACGATCGGCGCCCGCACCGCGGCCGCGGCCGAGCGCTTCCGCGGTCTCGCCGAGCAGGTGGCGGTCGCGTCGGAGCAGGCGTACCGGGCGTTGACCGAGGCGCCGGGCTTCCCCGAGTGGTTCGGCCTGGTCAGCCCGCTGGAGGAGATCGGCACGCTGCGCCTGGGCTCCCGCCCGGCCCGCCGTGGCCTGGGCGCGCCGCGCTCGCTCGACGACCTGCGGGCGATCCCGTGGGTGTTCGCATGGGCGCAGACCCGGGTCAACCTGCCCGGCTGGTACGGCCTGGGCACCGGACTGGCGTCGGTGGGCTCGCTGGAGGAGCTGCGGGCCGCGTACGCGGAGTGGCCGCTGTTCAACGCGATGCTGGACAACGCGGAGATGTCACTGGCCAAGACCGACCGCTCGATCGCCAAGCGCTACCTGGCACTGGGCGGCAGGGAGGACTTCACCCGGCAGGTGCTGGAGGAGTACGACCGGACCCGCGACCTGGTGCTGCGCGTCACCGGGCACACGAGGCTGCTGGAGAACCGCAAGGTGCTGTCGCGCGCCGTCCAGCTGCGCGACCCGTACGTGGACGCGCTGTCGCACCTCCAGCTGCGTGCCCTGCGCGCCCTGCGCACCGGCCAGCCGTCGGAGCAGGAACGCGATCGGCTGTCCACGCTCCTGCTCCTGTCGGTCAACGGGGTGGCGGCGGGCCTGCAGAACACCGGCTGA